A genomic segment from Oncorhynchus clarkii lewisi isolate Uvic-CL-2024 chromosome 14, UVic_Ocla_1.0, whole genome shotgun sequence encodes:
- the LOC139366281 gene encoding E3 ubiquitin-protein ligase RNF38-like isoform X2 codes for MEDSPSPKRQRLSQQSMLDLSSAPPSTPSSPIRPWELPHTPTTWATPPPSRRPHPHYLPERCHTPVRNRRSPPMRRQRGRRDRLTSHPHHNSHPQQQQHHHHHYHHHHHNPHHHHSHPHHGLSAGPQDENYRHPVPPQSYPYNQQLPRGPEERPYHPPNLSPRPLHHPPNLSPRLMHPAAHPQHPPQQQSSVVLDLHDQGSSQVSYPVSPPGAPPGLSPRSAPPQLPACSVVFSGQHYPVCSVPPSVLQTCSVQHLPMPYPFPSLLSSDPTFLLPPPHLPHHPPHLPHHPPHLPQPGQFGPYPTQQARSPLQRIENDVELLGEHLSLGAGLHYPPAAHPGLPPHSTQLHFLSHDPLPQEFFGVSYPSFMPRRIPGRRYRSQQPLPPSPYHPSFLPYFLSMLPVQPTGPAISLELDVDDGEVENYEALLNLAERLGEAKLRGLTKGDIEQLPSYRFNPNNHQSEQTLCVVCMSDFESRQLLRVLPCSHEFHGKCVDKWLRANRTCPICRADASEVQRDSE; via the exons ATGGAGGACAGTCCTAGCCCAAAGCGACAGCGTCTTTCCCAGCAGTCTATGTTAGATCTGAGCTctgcccctccctccaccccatcctctcccaTTCGTCCCTGGGAGCTACCCCACACCCCCACTACCTGGGCCACACCCCCACCCAGTCGCAGGCCACACCCCCACTACCTGCCAGAGCGATGCCACACTCCTGTTCGCAACCGCCGcag tcctccaatGAGACGCCAGCGTGGCCGCCGTGACCGTCTCACCTCCCACCCTCATCACAACTCtcacccccaacaacaacaacatcatcatcaccactaccaccaccatcaccacaaccCGCACCATCATCATTCTCACCCCCACCACGGCCTCTCAGCAGGGCCTCAGGATGAGAACTACCGCCACCCCGTCCCCCCTCAGAGTTACCCCTACAACCAGCAACTCCCCCGGGGGCCAGAGGAGCGCCCCTACCACCCCCCCAACCTATCCCCACgccccctccaccaccctcctAACCTGTCCCCCAGGCTGATGCACCCTGCCGCCCACCCCCAGCACCCCCCTCAGCAGCAGAGCAGTGTGGTGCTGGACCTTCATGACCAG GGTTCTTCTCAGGTGTCGTACCCGGTCTCTCCCCCTGGCGCAccccctggcctgtctccccgcTCTGCCCCCCCGCAGCTCCCAGCATGCTCGGTGGTCTTCAGTGGACAACACTACCCTGTCTGCAGTGTTCCTCCATCG GTTCTGCAGACATGCTCTGTGCAGCACCTGCCCATGCCCTACCCATTCCCCTCCCTGCTGTCCAGTGACCCCACCTTTCTCCTgccccctccccacctcccccaccatccccctcacctcccccaccatccccctcacctcccccaGCCTGGACAGTTTGGACCCTACCCCACACAGCAGGCCAGATCG ccGTTACAGAGGATAGAGAATGacgtggagctgttgggggaacaCTTGTCCTTAGGGGCGGGTCTCCACTACCCCCCCGCAGCCCACCCCGGCCTGCCCCCCCACTCCACACAGCTCCACTTCCTTTCCCATGATCCACTGCCACAGGAGTTCTTTGGCGTG TCGTATCCCAGCTTCATGCCACGACGTATCCCAGGACGACGCTACCGCTCCCAGCAGCCACTGCCACCCTCGCCTTACCACCCCAGTTTCCTGCCTTACTTCCT ctCCATGCTGCCAGTCCAGCCAACAGGCCCTGCCATCAGCCTGGAGCTTGACGTAGATGACGGAGAGGTGGAGAACTATGAGGCCCTTCTCAACCTGGCTGAGCGTCTTGGAGAGGCCAAACTCAGAGGACTGACCAAGGGAGACATTGAACAGCTGCCTTCCTATAGGTTCAACCCCAACAACCACCAATCAGAACAGACGCT gtgtgtggtgtgtatgagtGACTTTGAGTCTCGTCAGCTGCTGCGGGTTCTACCCTGCAGTCATGAGTTCCATGGAAAGTGTGTGGACAAGTGGCTCAGG GCTAACAGGACGTGTCCCATCTGTAGGGCTGATGCCTCCGAGGTCCAGCGAGACTCAGAGTGA